CAAACTGTCCCGTTTTAGAAGCTGGAaacaataaatgtgtgtattgtttttactTGAGAAATGACTGAAAAGGTTAGTTGTGTATTGTCTCAGCTGTAGTTCTGCGTACCCTTTGTACTTACctcgtttttgttttttcggCTCATCTGGCTGACCTGCAGGAGGTTTATGACATGTCGAACGGTTATGAAGACCACATGGGAGGGGACGAGGGGAAGGACGCCAAGACCAACCTGATAGTGAACTACCTGCCTCAGAGCATGACGCAGGACGAGCTGCGGAGCCTCTTCAGCAGCATCGGAGAGGTGGAGTCCGCCAAGCTGATCCGAGACAAAGTCGCAGGTACGCGTCAATCCGGAGCGATAACACCTGTGAAAGAGCAGATGGACGCTTAAACACAAGATTTGTCTTAAATGGCAAGGACTCATGTTTCAGCAGCCTCTGAATGTATCAGTGGTGGGTTAGCTTATTGACAGAAATAATTGGAATCTTGTGCCCTTTATGGTTTGGCCTGTCTCTCATTTATAAATTACTTCGTCTTTTATTAGCAGTTTATCCACAAAAGGGCTTTTTTTCTTGCCTTTGTGATAATTGAtgtaatttttattttgaaaaaatttCCAGATTAATTTTGATCTGTTTTGAGTTGAGTAGAAATTTGCTCAGTTTTTTTGTCAACGCCATAGATTAGTTTCATTTACTCCAACCAGCCCAACCCTGATTATCTGTagacagtttgtttgtttgtttgtttgtttgtttgtttagattaGCATGCAATgttaagatttgtttttgtttttaaatatttatttgtttgcagATTTTTTTGAACTATACaacgtttttttgttttattttattgttttcctttttttttctctaggcCACAGTTTAGGGTACGGATTTGTTAACTATCTTAACCCTAGTGATGCAGACAGAGCTATCAGTACACTGAATGGACTAAGGCTACAGTCCAAAACTATCAAGGTAACGTGCAATAAGGTGTTCTACAATTCTCAAACCAAAGATGTCATGTCATATAACTCTCCTGTGGCTCCTGTGCTGTCCGCTAACTAGCTAGTACATGTCAGCCCGAGGAAGTGATACTGCTTTTACAGCTCACTTACAGCCCTATTTGACATGTCTGTTGAGTTTGactttgctttttattattttatttgacttattCTGTCGGGTTCAGTgttatttcatgtatttaatTCCTAAAAAGTTCCTTTTTGGtcaatttttatttgattttatttttttgttgctgtaatTTTCTTTTATGCTTCTGAGTCCACTCATTTAGCGCAGACTGAAGACTTTAATATCAAACTACTCGGATGTCAGTTTTTCTTTATAAGTAAAATATCTTCAcatcattttattcagtttgcTTTTATAGAGTCTAAAAGTACGTGTTTTTTTACATGCTTAGACTAAACTTTTTTTCGTATAAAACACCTGATGTAATTGCTCTCGTAAATCCAAGAAATAGTTGAAATGTCAACAGTTTGATAGTCTGGAGTGCTCAGTGTATTTttgtcacagtttttttttgttactttgtTTCGCACGTGTGCGTCAGAAGAGTTTAATCAGGCGATCGTTGCTTCCTATTACCAGGTCTCATACGCACGACCCAGCTCTGATACAATAAAGGATGCTAACCTGTATATCAGCGGCCTGCCCAAGTCTATGACCCAGAAGGATGTGGAGGACATGTTTTCACGTTATGGTCGCATTATTAATTCCCGTGTACTTGTTGACCAGGCCACAGGTACGACAGGTGAATGACTTCCTTACCTTCAGATTTCTACTTCTGTCTTGAAATGTATAATAGCTCTGTTGCTGGTGTCATGACAGGCACTCACTAGCTCCTCTCTCTCATATCCAGGTGCGTCCCGTGGAGTGGCTTTCATTCGGTTTGACAAGCGGGCGGAAGCAGAAGATGCCGTCAAAAACCTGAACGGCCAAAAGCCACCCGGGGCCTCCGAGCCAATCACAGTGAAATTCGCGGCCAACCCGAACCAAGTGAAGAACACGCAGCTCATCTCTCAGCTCTACCACAACCAGTCCAGGCGTTTCGGAGGGCCTTTACACCACCAGGCACAGCGGTTTAGGTAAGAGAAGCTTTATTTTTAAGCAACAATTAGCTTGAAGGcactgcctctctcctc
This is a stretch of genomic DNA from Scomber japonicus isolate fScoJap1 chromosome 16, fScoJap1.pri, whole genome shotgun sequence. It encodes these proteins:
- the elavl1a gene encoding ELAV-like protein 1a isoform X1: MAVRRGHIKYLKADLQEVYDMSNGYEDHMGGDEGKDAKTNLIVNYLPQSMTQDELRSLFSSIGEVESAKLIRDKVAGHSLGYGFVNYLNPSDADRAISTLNGLRLQSKTIKVSYARPSSDTIKDANLYISGLPKSMTQKDVEDMFSRYGRIINSRVLVDQATGTTGASRGVAFIRFDKRAEAEDAVKNLNGQKPPGASEPITVKFAANPNQVKNTQLISQLYHNQSRRFGGPLHHQAQRFRFSPMGVDHMGSMGSVGVPGNSTSGWCIFIYNLGQDADESILWQMFGPFGAVTNVKVIRDFNTNKCKGFGFVTMTNYEEAAMAIASLNGYRLGDKILQVSFKTSKGHK